GATATCGATGTCGATGGTGAAGCCGAACTGGATGTAGATGGCGAAGGAATGGAAGTCTCATGGATTAACAATGTTCTCCAGTTCTTCAACCTGGGTAAAATCCCACTGATGATCTGGCTAACCTTCGTAGCCCTACCCTTATGGTTTATTGCTGTGAACCTCAATCATTTCTTGGGCTTCGAAGGTTTTTTAAGCGGCATATTGATCTTCCTGCCCTCCGCTTTCGTGAGCCTGTTCTTCGCCAAATTCGCCACCTGGCCTTTCGTGAAGATGTTTGAAAAGCTTGACGCAGATTCAAAGCCCAAAGAAATTGAAGGCAAAACCGGAACTGTAACCAGCTCTGCCAGCGCTAGCAGCAAAGGCATGGCCGAAATAAATTACGACGGCACTTTCCTGCGCTTAATGATCCGCTGCCACGAAGGTCAAAATGTAAAAAAAGGCGATAAAGTCCTCTTTATCCGCAAACTAGACGAACGTGGAGTTTATCTAGTAGAACCCTATTCTTCAATCGATTAATCAACAAACTCTATGGATTTTTTCCAAACCACTCTGGCGGTCCCAATCATCATGGGCGTATTGCTCATCCTTGGAATCATCGCATTTCTCTCTAGATTTTATCATAAAACATCTCAAGGCCAAGCCCTCGTTAAAACAGGTGTAGGTGGAATCAAAGTCAACTTTAATAGCATGTTGGTGATCCCCGTGCTGCATAAGGTTGAGATTATGGACATTTCCCTCAACACCATCACTATAGAAAGAAGAGGGAAGGATGGCTTGGTATGTAAAGACAACCTGCGGGCCGACATTAGCGTAGCCTTTTACGTGCGGGTAAATGAAATGCAGGAAGATGTAAAGCGCGTAGCCCAATCGGTTGGATGCAGCCGCGCCTCTTCCAAAGATGCCCTGCGCTTGCTCTTCGACGCCAAATTCTCTGAAGCCCTGAAAACAGTAGGTAAGAAATTCGATTTCGTTGACCTCTATAATCAGCGGGATGAATTTCGCAAAGAGATTATCGACATTATCGGCACCGACCTTAATGGTTACATCTTGGATGATGCCGCCATCGACTTTTTGGAACAAACTCCATTAGAGTCTTTAGATCCCAACAATATTCTCGATGCCGAGGGTATCAAAAAGATTACTGAAATCACGGCTCGTGAAGCAGTGAAATCGAACTTCATCTTAAGAGATAAGGAGAAAACCATCAAGCAACAAGATGTGGAGGCCCGTGAGGCGGTATTGGTTCTGGAACGTCAATTAGCCGAATCGGAAGAAAAGCAAAAACGAGAAGTTGCCAATATCCGAGCCCGTGAAGGAGCGGAAATTCTCAGAGTTAATGAAGAAGAACGTCTTAAATCAGAACGAGCTCGCATTACTACCGAAGAAGAATTACAAGTTGCGGAAGAAAACAAATTACGCCAGGTAATTGTAGCCGCTAAAAACAAAGAGCGCACTGAGGCTATTGAAAATGAGCGCGTAGAGAAAGATCGCCAGTTAGAGGCCACCGAGCGTGAGCGTATCGTAACCCTCACTCAAATTGAGAAGGAAAAAGCGATTGAGCACGAGCGCAAGAACATCCAAGAAGTGATCCGTGAGCGTGTTGCCATCGAGAAAACCGTGGTGGATGAAGAAGAGCGCATCAAAGACACTCGTGCTTATGCCGAAGCGGAACGTCTGAAAAAAGTAGCCTTAACGGAAGCTGAGCAACGTGCCGAAGCCGCCCTGGTGGAAGAAATCAAGCGTGCCGAGGCCGCCAAGCAATCCGCTGAGTTTAATGCCAAGCGCATGATCATCGACGCGGAAGCCGAACAGCAAAGTGCCAGCCAAAAAGCTGAAGCGGTGAAAGTACTGGCCGAAGCCGAAGCTGCCCGCGAAGCCGCTAAAGGAATGGCCGAAGCCCAAGTTATGGAAGCCAAAGCTGCCGCTCGTGAGAAGCAAGGGGAAGCGGAAGCCAGCGTACTCGAAGATCAAGCATTAGCTGAAGCCAAAGGAATTGAAGCTAAATCTAACGCTCAAGCCGAAGCCGACCTCCGTATTGGTAATGCTGCAGCAGAAGTAAATAAAGCTCGTGGTTTGGCCGAAGCCGAAGTTATTCGCAAGAAGGCTGAAGCCGATAAAGAGAAAGGCCTGGCCGACGCTCAGGTACTCTTCGAAAAAGCACAAGCTGAAGCTGAAGGTATCGATCGCAAAGCCAAGGCCATGAAGACCTTTAACGAGGCCGGTAAAGAGCACGAAGAATTCAAATTGCGCTTGGATAAAGACCTGCAAATTGAATTGGCCGGCATTAATATCCAACGCGATATCGCCGATGCTCAAGCCGAAGTACTTTCGGAAGCACTTAAAAATGCCAAGATCGACATTGTGGGTGGCGAGCAAGTATTCTTCGATAAGATTGTAGGTGCTATTACCCAAGGTAAATCGATGGACCGCACCGTGTACAACAGTGACATTTTCACGGAACTAAAAGGACAATTATTGGATCCCAATGGCAAGAGCCTTTTACAACAGGTAAAAGAAATCTTCCAAGACTCCAATTTGAAAAGCGACGACATCCGTAATTTATCGGTAGCGGTATTCCTGAACCGCCTGATGTCGCAAACCGAAGACCCGGTGAAGCGCAGTAACCTGCAACAAATGTTGCAACTCGCTAAAAGCTCCGGAATTGGCAACAATTCTGTTCAAGACCTGGGAATTCTCTAAAAACAAACAAAGGGGGCGAGCCTAAGCCTCGCCCCTAATTATTTTCTGAATGCCTGAAATCAACCCTACATCTGATTCTAAAGAACCCGGCCTGGAGGCAGGCAGCTACAGCATTATTCGCGAGCGTCTGCAAAAGCAGGGTAAAGACTTACAGCAAAGGCTCAACCAGCTAAACAGCGAGCGCCGGGAAGTATTTGGCGCCACCGAAACCAAGCTGATCGCCAATGAGCGTATCAGCACCGAGAACAACTGTTTGGCCCGCGACATTGTGCCGGTCGGTGAAGACTTCTTTTGGTTCGGTTATAATGTGCAAATCGGCCTGAAAGCCGAAACCAAGATTTCTGATGTATTTAGCGTGTATCGCTACGACCGCAAAGAACATCGCTTTCAAAGCGCTGATGCAGATGCCTTTGCCAATGAACAGTTTCAGATAGATTTCCAAAACCTGTATCAATATTACCGCGAAACTCGCTTCAGCAAATTCGCGCTTATCGGCCCTCACCTCTTTATGGTATTCCAAGTGGGGAAAAGCACAGCCGATATCAAAACCTTTAAGTGGAGCCTTAAAAACGGTCGCTATGTATACGTTGATAATCGCAGCGATCACGAATTCCATTTTCCCGATCAGCATGAATTCCGCTGGACCAAAGTAAACCGCGACATGCACCGCAAGGGCCTGCATCCGCACATTTCCATTGCCGATCGTCTTTTTGTAGAAACCATCGGTGGCGACCTTACCCTAAAGGTGGAAGACAATACCAATACCGGCAAGGGCATTTATAGCGAGGCCGTAGACAATGCAGATCAAACCCTGGATGATGCGGAAATTTTCTATGCCGAAATTGGCAACCTCATCATCTTAAAAGTACAGCCCTACCAAGAGGAGAAATTCCGTTACCTGATCTATAATGAGAAAATACAGGCGGCCAAACGGGTAGATGCCATTAAGGACTCCTGCGTATTACTCCCCGAAGATCAGGGACTCATCTTCGCCAAGGGATATTATATCCAGAGTGGTGAGGTGAAATTATTCGATAATGAGCTGCAAAATATGCAGTTCGAAAAACGCATTAAATCGCCCAATGGCGAAGATGTGCTCTATGTTTTCTATCAGGCCGAAACCGGCACCTATGCCTTAATGCGCTATAACCTGATAGAACAAGAAGTGGGCACCCCCATTATTTGCAGTGGCTACAGCCTCTTCGAAGATGGCGAACTTATTTACTTCCGGGCCGAAGCCGAGCAAAGCAAACACCACTTGATACAAATTTGGCAAACGCCATTTTATTCGCCCAACCGCCAAACTCAGGTATCCGACCAAAGCTATATCGCCAAGGTTGGCAATAAAGAAATTGTAAGGGCCATGTCCGAGGCTCGCGACTTATTAAAGTTGGTTTACAAGGGCGATAGCTATCAAAACCTCTACAGCGACATCACCAAAAAATCGGGCGACATCCTCGATGCCTACCACTGGTTAGGCGCAGAGGAAACCTATAAACTGGAAGAGCCCCTTTTGCAGATTCGTCAAACCGCCAAAAGCGCCATTGATGAGTACGAAAAAGTGCTTCAATTACGTCGTGAAAGTGAGGCCGAGTTTTTGGCTTTCGCCGATGCGTCTACAGCGCAGTTAAAAGGCCTGAAAGCAGGCTTAGGTAATCATATTGATGAGTACGTAAAGCGCATGGCCGAGCTCCGCCACAGTCGGGGTCAGGTATTGAAGCTACAAGAACTCCCTTATATAGACCTCGAAGGCTTAAAGGACCTGGAAGCACAATTGATTGAAGCCTCCGAAAAACTCGCCTCCGAAACCGCCAGCTTTCTGGTAAAGGACAAAGCTTTGGATCCCTATCGCGAGAAGCTACAAAACCTTCAAAAGCAATCGGAGGAACTCAAGAAATCGATCGAGGCTAAAAAGCTGGAGGAGGAAAGCCTGAAGTTATCGCAGGAGTTGGAGATGCTTATCGAAACTGTGAGCAATCTGCAAATTGAGGACGCCACCCAAAGCACCGCCATCATTGATCGCATTTCGGAACTCTATGCCGAATTCAATCAGGCGAAAGCCCATATTAAGCAAAAGCGTAAAAGCCTGGTTCAAACCGAAGGGGCCAGTGAGTTTAAAGCTCAACTGCGTTTAATTGACCAAAGTTTAAGCAACTACCTAGAGCTGGCGGATGAGCCTGAGAAATGCGACAGCTACCTCAATAAACTGATGATTCAGTTAGAGGAATTGGAAAGTCGCTTTTCAGAATCCGAAGAGTTTTTGGAGCAAATCAGCAGCTTACGCGATGAAATTTACAACACCTTCGAAAGTCGGAAAGTACAGCTCAAGGAAGCCAAAAATCGCAAAGCCCTAAAACTTAGTGATGCCGGAAAACGCATTCTGGAAGGCATAGACCGCCGCATGCAGCACATGAACAGCAGCGAAGAAATTCAGGCCTATTACGCTTCGGATTTCATGGTGCTCAAATTGCGCGATCAGGCCAAAGCCCTTTTAGAACTAGGTGAATCTGTTAAGGCCGACGAATTAGAGAGCCTGCTTAAATCGACCTACGAAGAGGCATTACGTCAATTAAAAGACAAGCAAGAGCTCTATGCCGATGGCGACCAATTAATCCAATTGGGTAAACATCGCTTTAGCATCAACCATCAAGATATAGACCTTTCCTTGGTGCAACGCAATGAAGCGCTGTTCCTGCACATTAATGGCACTGGCTTTTTTGAAGAAATCCAAAACCCGGATCTGGATGCTTGCCGCCCAGTTTGGAATCAAGCTGTACGCAGTGAAAACGAGCAGATCTATCGCGCCGAATATCTGGCCTACAGCCTATTCCAACAAGCTTTAGAACAAAAGGAATTAGACATTCAGCATTTAAAAACCCTGAGTCCAAAAGAATTAAAAGAGATTGTTCAAGCCAGCTTAAGTCAGCGCTTCCAGGAAGCCTATGTTAAAGGGGTTCACGATGAAGATGCCACCTTAATTCTGGATGCACTTTTGAAATTGCACTTCAATTTGGGCGCCCTTCGTTACAGCTCCAAAGCTCGATTATGGGCGCTATATGCTTGGGACAAATCCTGGACAACCGAAACCAAAAAGGCTCTGCAAGAAGACTTTGAACACATTCGAAGCATATTGCAATTTTTCTCTGCCAGCCAGAGCTTCCAGAGCAGCATGGCAGAGCTTAAAAATTTACTGAAACAGGAAAGTGAAATCGCCAGCTTCTTAAATACGGATGAAGGCGACCTGGATGAAGCCACTGCCTTTTTATTCGATTGGTTAGCCCAAAGAGAAAAAATCAGCTTCAAAAAAGAAGCGCGCGAATTAGCAGAACAATTCACCCAAGCCCTGAAGCGCAGTAACGCCCTCAAGAATTTCGAGGCTGCGAGCAAAGTGAAGCCTAATGAAAATTGGCTACGTGCCAGTCAGCGTATCCA
The Croceimicrobium hydrocarbonivorans genome window above contains:
- a CDS encoding DNA repair ATPase — protein: MPEINPTSDSKEPGLEAGSYSIIRERLQKQGKDLQQRLNQLNSERREVFGATETKLIANERISTENNCLARDIVPVGEDFFWFGYNVQIGLKAETKISDVFSVYRYDRKEHRFQSADADAFANEQFQIDFQNLYQYYRETRFSKFALIGPHLFMVFQVGKSTADIKTFKWSLKNGRYVYVDNRSDHEFHFPDQHEFRWTKVNRDMHRKGLHPHISIADRLFVETIGGDLTLKVEDNTNTGKGIYSEAVDNADQTLDDAEIFYAEIGNLIILKVQPYQEEKFRYLIYNEKIQAAKRVDAIKDSCVLLPEDQGLIFAKGYYIQSGEVKLFDNELQNMQFEKRIKSPNGEDVLYVFYQAETGTYALMRYNLIEQEVGTPIICSGYSLFEDGELIYFRAEAEQSKHHLIQIWQTPFYSPNRQTQVSDQSYIAKVGNKEIVRAMSEARDLLKLVYKGDSYQNLYSDITKKSGDILDAYHWLGAEETYKLEEPLLQIRQTAKSAIDEYEKVLQLRRESEAEFLAFADASTAQLKGLKAGLGNHIDEYVKRMAELRHSRGQVLKLQELPYIDLEGLKDLEAQLIEASEKLASETASFLVKDKALDPYREKLQNLQKQSEELKKSIEAKKLEEESLKLSQELEMLIETVSNLQIEDATQSTAIIDRISELYAEFNQAKAHIKQKRKSLVQTEGASEFKAQLRLIDQSLSNYLELADEPEKCDSYLNKLMIQLEELESRFSESEEFLEQISSLRDEIYNTFESRKVQLKEAKNRKALKLSDAGKRILEGIDRRMQHMNSSEEIQAYYASDFMVLKLRDQAKALLELGESVKADELESLLKSTYEEALRQLKDKQELYADGDQLIQLGKHRFSINHQDIDLSLVQRNEALFLHINGTGFFEEIQNPDLDACRPVWNQAVRSENEQIYRAEYLAYSLFQQALEQKELDIQHLKTLSPKELKEIVQASLSQRFQEAYVKGVHDEDATLILDALLKLHFNLGALRYSSKARLWALYAWDKSWTTETKKALQEDFEHIRSILQFFSASQSFQSSMAELKNLLKQESEIASFLNTDEGDLDEATAFLFDWLAQREKISFKKEARELAEQFTQALKRSNALKNFEAASKVKPNENWLRASQRIHSWLKAFVQESPLKPSAEVELETCYLLGLNKLEQEQGHVLISKVELEGLRGDHARINDGKLNLDYLDLKNRMQAFIGESQPLFDRYQKLKKEILNQERKNMGLNEFKPRIMSSFVRNELLDEVYLPLIGDNLAKQIGAAGKDKRTDLMGMLLLISPPGYGKTTLMEYIAARLGLVFMKINGPALGHSVTSVDPESAPNAGAREELYKLNLAFEMGDNVMIYLDDIQHCNPEFLQKFISLCDAQRKIEGVYKGEAKTYDFRGKKVAVIMAGNPYTESGEKFQIPDMLANRADIYNLGDIIGGKAEAFELSYIENALSSNRALAALSDKPRQDLKSFIRSIENENPESLELEANYSATEKEEVLRILELSYQIRKIVLEVNKQYILSAGQAEAFRTEPPFKLQGSYRDMNKLCEKLSPLMNNSELEQILLSHYENESQTLTQGAEFNFLRLKQMLGKIEEEEQSRLNEIIKVFRKQQEAKGYGSNQVAPIVERLEQMGLGLQDLVRIFAQERKLKENNSNEPI
- a CDS encoding OB-fold-containig protein — its product is MTDFLNQIFNGANAIPTALLLFVILYWIIVILGFIGTDFLDIDLDIDVDGEAELDVDGEGMEVSWINNVLQFFNLGKIPLMIWLTFVALPLWFIAVNLNHFLGFEGFLSGILIFLPSAFVSLFFAKFATWPFVKMFEKLDADSKPKEIEGKTGTVTSSASASSKGMAEINYDGTFLRLMIRCHEGQNVKKGDKVLFIRKLDERGVYLVEPYSSID
- a CDS encoding flotillin family protein; translation: MDFFQTTLAVPIIMGVLLILGIIAFLSRFYHKTSQGQALVKTGVGGIKVNFNSMLVIPVLHKVEIMDISLNTITIERRGKDGLVCKDNLRADISVAFYVRVNEMQEDVKRVAQSVGCSRASSKDALRLLFDAKFSEALKTVGKKFDFVDLYNQRDEFRKEIIDIIGTDLNGYILDDAAIDFLEQTPLESLDPNNILDAEGIKKITEITAREAVKSNFILRDKEKTIKQQDVEAREAVLVLERQLAESEEKQKREVANIRAREGAEILRVNEEERLKSERARITTEEELQVAEENKLRQVIVAAKNKERTEAIENERVEKDRQLEATERERIVTLTQIEKEKAIEHERKNIQEVIRERVAIEKTVVDEEERIKDTRAYAEAERLKKVALTEAEQRAEAALVEEIKRAEAAKQSAEFNAKRMIIDAEAEQQSASQKAEAVKVLAEAEAAREAAKGMAEAQVMEAKAAAREKQGEAEASVLEDQALAEAKGIEAKSNAQAEADLRIGNAAAEVNKARGLAEAEVIRKKAEADKEKGLADAQVLFEKAQAEAEGIDRKAKAMKTFNEAGKEHEEFKLRLDKDLQIELAGINIQRDIADAQAEVLSEALKNAKIDIVGGEQVFFDKIVGAITQGKSMDRTVYNSDIFTELKGQLLDPNGKSLLQQVKEIFQDSNLKSDDIRNLSVAVFLNRLMSQTEDPVKRSNLQQMLQLAKSSGIGNNSVQDLGIL